In the genome of Streptomyces sp. NBC_00190, one region contains:
- a CDS encoding kinase, which yields MAIIGQDNLRRFVLQERDVPGGANIGLIDLTVRYALDHGFHVVLEGILTACRYGEILTKLAAGHPGPVHALYLDVPFAETLVRHATKPQAAEYGEQEMHSWYTPNDLIEGLGEHIIGADSSLDDTADLILTKAGLRPAEH from the coding sequence GTGGCCATCATCGGCCAGGACAACCTGCGCAGGTTCGTACTCCAGGAGCGGGACGTGCCGGGCGGCGCCAACATCGGCCTCATCGACCTGACCGTCCGCTACGCCCTCGACCACGGGTTCCACGTTGTCCTCGAAGGCATCCTGACAGCCTGCCGGTACGGGGAGATACTCACGAAACTGGCCGCAGGCCACCCCGGCCCGGTCCACGCCTTGTACCTGGACGTCCCGTTTGCCGAAACCCTGGTCCGGCACGCTACGAAACCGCAGGCCGCCGAGTACGGCGAGCAGGAAATGCACTCCTGGTACACACCCAACGACCTGATCGAAGGGCTCGGCGAGCACATCATCGGCGCTGACTCCTCGTTGGACGACACAGCCGACCTGATCCTCACCAAGGCCGGCTTGCGACCTGCCGAGCACTGA
- a CDS encoding NUDIX domain-containing protein yields the protein MSPTGAPPPTTKQAPMAERVRAILLTPDRTLLLLRRTRPDRPVYWVLPGGGVEPGDASREHALRREIREEIAGEADITRLVHTLEGGQEHQFIYLANISTWSFDDRTGPEFTQEGRGEYHLDEIPFTEAALDELSIMPPQLVPVLRKLAAAESARVTERTCQP from the coding sequence ATGAGTCCCACAGGCGCACCACCACCAACGACGAAGCAGGCACCCATGGCTGAACGAGTACGCGCCATCCTCCTCACACCAGACCGGACACTGCTCCTACTCCGGCGAACCAGGCCCGATAGGCCCGTGTACTGGGTCCTTCCCGGCGGCGGCGTCGAACCCGGGGACGCAAGCCGCGAGCACGCGCTCCGCAGGGAGATCCGCGAGGAGATCGCCGGAGAAGCGGACATCACCCGCCTCGTCCACACCCTGGAAGGCGGCCAAGAGCACCAGTTCATCTACCTGGCAAACATCTCCACCTGGTCGTTCGACGACCGCACCGGGCCCGAGTTCACCCAGGAAGGCAGGGGCGAGTACCACCTGGACGAGATCCCCTTCACCGAGGCCGCCTTGGACGAGCTCAGCATCATGCCGCCGCAGCTCGTCCCGGTGCTCAGGAAACTCGCCGCGGCGGAGTCGGCCAGGGTGACCGAGAGGACCTGTCAGCCGTGA
- a CDS encoding IMP dehydrogenase: MAQVIAEVSRTFNEFLLLPNRTRTDCSPATVNLRTPLVRHVVGEPSAIELGSPFTSAIMQAVSTPELAIALARNGGLSFLHHNQSIQDQAAAVRQVKNFKAGFVTSDTNVRPDDSLSHLVAVMQRTGHSTAAVTHDGSTTGRLLGLVTSRDFHPQRHDLDGPVSGRMTPIADLPHAAADTTLSEANARLWDQRLDCLPVLDAEGHLQYLVFRSDYTDNKRFPNQAVDTAKRLRVGAGINTHDYQERVPALLEAGADALCFDSSDGYSDWQAQALTWVKKHYPEIPTGGGNVVDGEAFTFLAEAGADFVKVGVGGGSICITRDQKGIGRGQASAVLDVAAARDAFRDRTGEYVPICSDGGLVHDYHVALALAMGADFVMMGRYFARFDQAAGAKLPTRDGFVKEYWGEGSNRARNWQRYGQGGQGLIFEEGVDGYVPYAGDLNEGLAVTIAKLKTTMVSCGSTTLPEFQSTARLTLVSDQSFQESHANVTLRDTPMTVA; this comes from the coding sequence GTGGCACAGGTCATCGCCGAGGTCTCAAGGACGTTCAACGAGTTTCTGCTCTTGCCCAACCGGACCCGGACCGACTGCTCGCCCGCGACGGTCAACCTGCGCACGCCCCTGGTGCGGCACGTCGTCGGAGAGCCGTCGGCCATCGAACTCGGCTCCCCGTTCACCTCCGCGATCATGCAGGCTGTCAGCACACCGGAACTCGCCATCGCACTCGCACGCAACGGCGGTCTGAGCTTCCTGCACCACAACCAGTCGATCCAGGACCAGGCCGCAGCCGTCCGCCAGGTGAAGAACTTCAAGGCCGGATTCGTCACCAGCGACACCAACGTCCGCCCCGACGACAGCCTGAGCCACCTGGTCGCCGTCATGCAGCGCACCGGTCACAGCACCGCCGCGGTCACCCACGACGGCAGCACCACCGGCCGCCTGCTCGGCCTGGTGACCTCCCGCGACTTCCACCCCCAGCGCCACGACCTCGACGGACCGGTGAGCGGTCGGATGACCCCCATCGCCGACCTTCCTCACGCCGCAGCTGACACCACGCTCTCCGAAGCCAACGCCCGGCTGTGGGACCAGCGGCTCGACTGCCTCCCCGTGCTCGACGCCGAGGGCCACCTGCAGTACCTGGTCTTCCGGTCCGACTACACGGACAACAAGCGCTTCCCGAACCAGGCCGTGGACACCGCAAAGCGCCTGCGGGTGGGCGCGGGCATCAACACCCACGACTACCAAGAGCGCGTTCCCGCCCTGCTGGAGGCGGGCGCCGACGCCCTGTGCTTCGACTCCTCCGACGGCTACAGCGACTGGCAGGCGCAAGCCCTGACCTGGGTGAAGAAGCACTACCCGGAGATCCCGACCGGCGGCGGCAACGTGGTCGACGGCGAGGCGTTCACCTTCCTCGCCGAGGCCGGTGCGGACTTCGTCAAGGTCGGCGTGGGCGGCGGCTCCATCTGCATCACCCGCGATCAGAAGGGCATCGGCCGCGGCCAGGCCAGCGCGGTGCTGGACGTCGCCGCCGCCCGGGACGCCTTCCGTGATCGCACCGGCGAGTACGTGCCGATCTGCTCTGACGGCGGGCTGGTGCACGACTACCACGTGGCCCTGGCGCTGGCGATGGGAGCCGACTTCGTCATGATGGGGCGTTACTTCGCCCGCTTCGACCAGGCGGCCGGCGCGAAGCTCCCCACCCGGGACGGCTTCGTGAAGGAGTACTGGGGCGAGGGCTCGAACCGTGCCCGCAACTGGCAGCGCTACGGACAAGGAGGCCAGGGCCTGATCTTCGAAGAGGGCGTCGACGGCTACGTCCCCTACGCCGGCGACCTCAACGAAGGGCTCGCCGTGACCATCGCCAAGCTCAAGACCACGATGGTGTCCTGCGGCTCCACCACTCTTCCGGAGTTCCAGTCCACGGCCCGGCTGACCCTGGTCTCCGACCAGAGCTTCCAGGAGAGCCACGCCAACGTCACCCTGCGCGACACCCCGATGACCGTCGCCTGA
- a CDS encoding MazG-like family protein — protein MDKTTWGTTAELAAFLDEKAADVPAEQREALQVLKIGEEFGEAARAVVGVSGANPRKGQSHTWDDVAAEVCDVVVTSMVSLHRLGIPDPAAAFAAHLEKTTARTLSAREA, from the coding sequence GTGGACAAGACGACCTGGGGCACCACCGCCGAGCTGGCAGCCTTTCTCGACGAGAAGGCCGCGGACGTCCCCGCCGAACAGCGGGAGGCTTTGCAGGTATTGAAGATCGGCGAGGAGTTCGGCGAGGCGGCACGGGCCGTCGTCGGCGTTTCCGGCGCCAACCCCCGCAAGGGCCAGTCCCACACGTGGGACGACGTGGCCGCCGAGGTCTGCGACGTGGTGGTGACGTCTATGGTGTCCCTCCACCGGCTCGGCATCCCCGATCCCGCTGCTGCGTTCGCCGCGCACCTTGAGAAGACCACTGCCCGCACCCTCTCGGCCCGGGAGGCGTGA
- a CDS encoding NUDIX hydrolase, whose translation MGDWIPREEWVKTQPQALVASCVMLLDDQDRMLLLRYGPGQEGASGTWWLPGGMVDEGENPWPAARREIGEETGITLGSQPRLIGIDHRANVLGTGPVVDYFFAARLAAGQQIQLSPEHDRHAFHHPDDLPDLLAAHRQTLTTLHAAALAGRAAYLQEGMPA comes from the coding sequence GTGGGTGACTGGATCCCCCGCGAGGAGTGGGTGAAGACGCAGCCCCAGGCGCTCGTGGCGTCGTGCGTCATGCTTCTGGACGACCAGGACCGAATGCTCCTACTTCGGTACGGCCCCGGCCAGGAAGGTGCCAGCGGGACATGGTGGCTGCCAGGCGGCATGGTCGATGAGGGCGAGAACCCGTGGCCGGCGGCCCGCCGGGAGATCGGCGAGGAGACCGGCATCACATTGGGCTCGCAACCGCGCCTCATCGGAATCGACCACAGAGCCAACGTCCTCGGCACCGGCCCCGTCGTGGACTACTTCTTCGCTGCGCGGCTCGCCGCTGGTCAGCAGATCCAGCTCAGCCCCGAGCACGACCGGCACGCCTTCCACCACCCCGACGACCTCCCGGATCTCCTCGCGGCGCACCGTCAGACGCTCACCACGCTTCATGCCGCAGCCCTGGCCGGCCGCGCCGCCTACCTCCAAGAGGGGATGCCGGCATGA